From Schizosaccharomyces pombe strain 972h- genome assembly, chromosome: II, the proteins below share one genomic window:
- the gor2 gene encoding glyoxylate reductase — protein sequence MKQSRTKRVLAIGELKFATNTLKRLSEKYHFEFIVPDPHDRSKTIEKIHEAASKSTFDACFWLFRNAAISPFTEEMLGPLLPTCKLFVTGAAGYNNVDVDWATRNGVYVANTPNGPTEGTANMNLMLFMCTLRGAREAEQSLRLGKWRQNLSLTDDPYGKRVGIIGMGAIGKSFAQKILPLGCEIVYHNRNRLEAEEEKRLGASFVSFDELLSSSDVISINCPLTPATHDLISTKEFEKMKDGVYIINTARGAIINEDAFIKAIKSGKVARAGLDVFLNEPTPNKFWLECDKVTIQPHCGVYTNFTVAKTEECVLASIETFLDTGIPTNPVNGPFGMNGC from the coding sequence atgaagCAATCGCGAACGAAGCGCGTTTTAGCAATTGGCGAACTAAAATTTGCTACAAACACGTTGAAAAGATTATCTGAAAAGTATCATTTTGAGTTTATCGTTCCAGATCCACACGATCGATCCAAAACgatagaaaaaattcacGAAGCTGCCTCAAAATCTACATTTGATGCTTGCTTTTGGTTATTCAGAAATGCAGCCATTTCGCCATTTACGGAAGAAATGCTGGGGCCTTTACTTCCCACTTGTAAATTGTTCGTAACTGGTGCTGCTGGTTACAATAATGTTGATGTCGACTGGGCTACAAGAAATGGTGTTTACGTCGCAAATACTCCAAACGGACCTACAGAGGGAACAGCAAATATGAATTTAATGCTCTTTATGTGTACACTCCGTGGAGCTCGAGAGGCAGAACAAAGTCTTCGCCTTGGCAAATGGCGTCAAAACTTATCGCTGACGGACGATCCATATGGAAAACGAGTGGGCATTATTGGGATGGGCGCAATTGGCAAATCTTTTGctcaaaaaattcttcCTCTAGGTTGTGAAATTGTATATCATAATAGAAATCGCCTGGAGGCAGAGGAAGAGAAAAGACTAGGTGCgtcttttgtttctttcGATGAACTGCTAAGCTCTAGTGATGTAATTAGCATTAATTGCCCTCTTACCCCAGCAACTCACGATTTAATATCCACGAaggaatttgaaaaaatgaaggatggagtttatattattaacaCAGCTCGTGGTGCAATAATTAATGAAGATGCCTTTATCAAGGCTATAAAATCTGGCAAAGTTGCTCGTGCAGGTCTCGACGTGTTTTTGAATGAACCTACTCCcaataaattttggttGGAATGCGATAAAGTAACCATCCAACCACATTGTGGTGTATATACCAATTTTACGGTTGCTAAAACAGAGGAATGTGTTTTAGCAAGTATTGAAACATTTCTTGATACAGGAATCCCCACCAATCCAGTCAACGGTCCGTTCGGCATGAATGGTTGTTGA
- the car1 gene encoding arginase Car1, translated as MSPHKIPEVHRHIMSSRYMEGNAVSIINMPFSGGQPKDGAELAPEMIEAAGLPEDLERLGYSVNVVQNPKFKSRPLKEGPNQALMKNPLYVSNVTRQVRNIVQQELEKQRIAVNIGGDHSLAIGTVEGVQAVYDDACVLWIDAHADINTPDSSPSKNLHGCPLSFSLGYAEPLPEEFAWTRRVIEERRLAFIGLRDLDPMERAFLRERSITAYTMHDVDKYGIARVVEMALEHINPGRRRPIHLSFDVDACDPIVAPATGTRVPGGLTFREAMYICESVAETGSLVAVDVMEVNPLLGNKEEAKTTVDLARSIVRTCLGQTLL; from the coding sequence atgTCTCCTCATAAAATACCCGAAGTACATAGACATATTATGTCTAGTAGATACATGGAGGGAAATGCCGTCTCTATCATAAATATGCCATTTTCAGGCGGTCAACCCAAGGACGGTGCTGAATTGGCTCCAGAAATGATTGAGGCGGCTGGATTGCCTGAAGACTTGGAGCGTCTTGGTTATAGTGTCAACGTCGTTCAAAATCccaaatttaaaagtcGACCTTTAAAAGAAGGCCCTAATCAAGCCCTCATGAAAAACCCACTCTACGTTAGCAATGTTACTCGCCAAGTTCGTAATATTGTTCAACAGGAACTAGAGAAGCAAAGGATCGCGGTCAACATTGGAGGAGATCATTCACTTGCCATTGGCACTGTTGAAGGTGTACAAGCTGTCTACGATGATGCTTGTGTCTTGTGGATTGATGCCCATGCTGATATTAATACCCCCGATTCATCCCCTTCAAAGAATCTTCATGGCTGCCCATTGTCCTTTTCCTTGGGATATGCCGAACCTCTTCCTGAAGAGTTTGCTTGGACAAGAAGAGTAATTGAAGAGCGTCGTCTTGCGTTCATCGGTTTGCGCGATTTGGATCCTATGGAACGTGCTTTTCTTCGTGAACGCAGCATCACTGCTTACACTATGCACGATGTTGATAAATATGGAATAGCCAGAGTAGTAGAAATGGCATTGGAACACATCAATCCAGGAAGGAGACGTCCCATtcatctttcttttgacGTCGATGCCTGTGATCCAATTGTCGCTCCAGCTACTGGAACCCGTGTGCCAGGCGGTTTGACCTTTCGTGAAGCAATGTACATTTGTGAAAGTGTTGCAGAAACTGGCTCTCTAGTTGCTGTTGATGTTATGGAAGTTAACCCACTTTTAGGCAACAAAGAGGAAGCCAAGACAACTGTGGATTTAGCTCGCTCTATTGTTCGAACTTGTCTTGGTCAAACGTTATTGTAG
- the fet4 gene encoding iron/zinc ion transporter → MTASITEIDSISEESNVESVSHLQHSPSFEKKGADFSISLNEKKDFASPITEEIPSPDGIATPEPETKKKLSFGARVWDLICSPGRQHDVCVAAPTQLVRSCDDYANSASTLVTNDDGTKTKVDSDEKKHKHKNVRDYIRFKHVDIGGRIFDLITRLAGTSFTFILMLIILIVWAIVGGIYRAPDNWQIVMQDGSSIQCYVSDTLLMRQQQNQHIQVLTMISQLRSRLLTTSRLLGPVLNDKTKISSVNVALMKDDVGDAEKLPTENWFDFICNYVSFMVGSIIFLVVYWIGIFIWIGFGRMLGWSDEWQLYINTAVAVELTFTSVFLQNVRHRHMKYIDRCVTSIFRIDSVIEEELRRMMGDKEPNEEITIKMDKINLGERSIDYYADLIGSGVGVVVSTCVFVAWIAIGNVMHWDSNWWLIIGTYTGLVGFLDGFVLRNVYFRESSKEATEIQTLIDEDYALYQKLDLPLPHEHITNYKSTFGGSLSQWIGWLCALPISVLFSVFVILGLIIAAGSLRFNETAQLFCNTPTMIIEGALLIVLIEAHNIANLKRRIQFRQIHLRRLTILKMLAGDNYSTTSTV, encoded by the coding sequence ATGACTGCCTCTATCACAGAAATCGACAGTATTTCTGAAGAGTCCAACGTCGAATCAGTCTCTCATCTCCAACATTCCCCTTCGTTTGAGAAAAAAGGCGCTGACTTTTCCATTTCTCTTaacgaaaagaaagacTTCGCTTCCCCCATTACTGAAGAAATCCCTTCCCCTGATGGAATTGCTACACCCGAACCCGagacaaaaaagaagctttCTTTCGGCGCTCGCGTTTGGGATTTAATCTGTTCTCCAGGTAGACAACACGATGTTTGCGTTGCCGCCCCTACTCAACTTGTACGCTCATGCGATGACTATGCCAATAGTGCCTCCACTCTCGTCACCAATGATGATGGAACAAAGACAAAGGTCGATTCTGATGAGAAAAAACACAAGCATAAGAATGTGCGTGATTATATCAGATTTAAACATGTTGACATTGGTGGACGAATCTTCGATTTGATCACAAGATTGGCTGGCACaagttttacttttatccTTATGCTAATTATCCTTATCGTTTGGGCAATCGTAGGTGGTATTTATCGCGCTCCTGATAATTGGCAAATCGTTATGCAAGATGGCAGTTCTATTCAATGTTATGTTTCCGACACATTGCTTATGCGTCAACAGCAGAATCAACATATCCAAGTACTAACTATGATTTCCCAATTGCGTTCACGTCTTCTTACTACCAGTCGTCTATTGGGCCCTGTGTTAAATgacaaaaccaaaatttctTCCGTAAACGTTGCACTAATGAAAGACGATGTGGGTGATGCTGAAAAGTTACCTACTGAAAATTggtttgattttatttgcaaTTACGTTAGTTTTATGGTAGGCTCCATTATCTTCCTTGTCGTATACTGGATTGGAATCTTTATTTGGATTGGATTCGGTCGTATGCTAGGATGGTCCGATGAATGGCAGTTGTATATTAATACCGCTGTTGCCGTCGAGTTGACCTTTACCTCTGTTTTCCTTCAAAATGTTCGACACCGTCATATGAAGTATATTGATCGTTGTGTCACATCTATCTTCCGCATCGATTCAGTAATAGAAGAAGAGCTGCGCAGAATGATGGGTGATAAAGAAccaaatgaagaaataacCATTAAAATGGATAAGATCAATCTTGGTGAGAGATCCATTGATTATTATGCTGATTTAATCGGTTCTGGTGTTGGTGTGGTCGTTAGTACTTGCGTGTTTGTAGCTTGGATTGCCATCGGAAATGTTATGCATTGGGATTCAAATTGGTGGCTTATTATTGGTACTTATACCGGTCTTGTTGGTTTCTTAGATGGTTTCGTTTTGAGAAATGTCTATTTCCGCGAAAGTTCCAAAGAAGCCACAGAAATTCAAACGCTCATAGACGAGGATTACGCCCTTTATCAAAAGCTTGATTTACCACTTCCTCATGAACACATAACAAACTATAAAAGTACATTCGGAGGTTCGCTTAGTCAGTGGATCGGCTGGTTGTGTGCGTTGCCTATTTCCGTTCTTTTCTCCGTATTTGTGATTCTTGGTCTGATCATTGCAGCTGGATCCTTGAGATTCAATGAGACTGCTCAATTGTTTTGTAACACTCCGACTATGATTATTGAGGGTGCTCTTTTGATCGTTCTGATCGAGGCTCACAATATAGCCAACTTGAAGCGTCGTATCCAATTTCGACAAATTCATCTTCGTCGTTTGACAATCTTGAAAATGCTTGCCGGTGATAACTATTCAACCACCAGCactgtttaa
- the mti2 gene encoding translation initiation factor IF-2Mt — protein MAFLSACTSWRHVHNAGFTFITKFPFVRNVHKLSYHISPLSSRFSLADISVKENNHPNGPQLRLQTHFFHSSSPMHATKGFRFPKSSTPLTLPAVLSVASFANLLQIPTRRILRDLNRLGIKDVFPEYLITYEYSSLLAEEYGFDVQEAAAYSAPSPKSLNSKKDSGPLRPPVVTLMGHVDHGKTTLLDAFRKSTIASTEHGGITQKIGAFTVPFDKGSKFITFLDTPGHMAFEAMRKRGANIADIVVLVVAGDDGVKPQTVEAIKHIQSADVPVVVALTKSDRPGTPIHKIYEQLLNNGIQVEALGGETQIIPISAKTGKGIPELEAAILTLAEIMEIRASPRDPFQGWIVESSVTKGVGSSATVVVKRGTVKKGMYLVAGKSWCKVRSLVDVNKKSIKQVLPGQAAQVYGWKDLPIAGDLAYEVKSESEAKRILSDIYRQSNEQNFYELAESQNEQRVSALAAKKSGPAAIQEETSVSKSFNIIAKCEDTGSMEALSDYLKPLQFGKVKSRVLYTGVGPVTETDIERAETSDAIIISFGVSVPKATFRLAEKHNVKLLFHNVIYHLMDDVRKLFALRLPPILVQRVTGEAIISAIFDIKAKRAVVHVAGCRVTNGTIEKSHKIRLVRNDKIIWSGEIDSLKHLKEEVTSIKKGRECGILLKNFDEIVTGDKLQTFVEEYKPPDF, from the coding sequence ATGGCTTTTTTGTCTGCATGTACATCATGGAGACATGTTCATAATGCAggttttacttttattacaaaattCCCTTTCGTTCGCAATGTGCATAAACTCTCATATCATATCTCTCCCCTCTCTAGCCGATTTTCTTTAGCTGATATATCAGTGAAGGAAAACAATCATCCTAATGGTCCTCAGTTACGATTACAAActcatttctttcattcaTCATCTCCAATGCATGCAACAAAGGGTTTTCGGTTTCCAAAATCCTCTACCCCTTTGACTCTTCCTGCAGTTTTGTCAGTCGCTTCATTTGCCAATTTACTACAAATACCTACTCGTAGAATTTTGCGCGACCTTAATCGTCTCGGTATAAAAGACGTGTTTCCTGAGTATCTTATCACTTATGAGTATTCAAGTCTTTTAGCTGAGGAATATGGATTTGATGTTCAGGAAGCAGCGGCCTACTCAGCACCATCACCTAAGTCTCTTAACTCCAAAAAGGATTCAGGTCCTCTTCGACCACCAGTAGTGACTTTGATGGGTCATGTTGATCATGGTAAGACCACTTTGTTGGATGCTTTTCGTAAGTCTACTATTGCATCCACCGAACATGGAGGAATCACTCAAAAAATCGGCGCTTTCACTGTCCCATTTGATAAGGGATCCAAATTTATCACTTTTTTGGATACACCTGGCCATATGGCTTTTGAAGCTATGCGTAAACGAGGCGCAAATATTGCCGATATTGTGGTGCTTGTAGTTGCAGGAGATGATGGTGTAAAACCCCAAACAGTTGAAGCTATTAAGCACATTCAGTCTGCCGATGTTCCCGTCGTTGTTGCTCTTACAAAGTCAGATCGTCCGGGTACCCCTATCCATAAAATCTATGAACAACTATTAAACAATGGTATTCAAGTCGAAGCATTAGGAGGTGAAACTCAAATTATTCCCATCTCAGCTAAAACTGGCAAAGGTATACCCGAACTTGAGGCCGCTATCTTGACTTTGGCGGAAATTATGGAGATCCGTGCTTCACCAAGGGACCCTTTTCAAGGATGGATTGTTGAATCCAGTGTTACCAAAGGTGTTGGTTCCTCTGCTACTGTTGTCGTAAAACGCGGAACTGTAAAGAAAGGAATGTACCTTGTGGCTGGAAAATCATGGTGCAAGGTTCGCTCTTTAGTTGATGTAAATAAGAAATCTATAAAGCAGGTTTTGCCAGGACAAGCTGCCCAGGTGTATGGTTGGAAAGACCTTCCAATTGCTGGCGACTTAGCATACGAAGTGAAAAGTGAATCCGAAGCCAAGCGTATCCTTTCTGATATATATCGTCAGTCTAatgaacaaaatttttatgagCTAGCAGAGTCTCAAAATGAACAAAGGGTATCAGCTCTTGCGGCCAAAAAGTCTGGTCCTGCGGCGATTCAAGAAGAGACTTCGGTATCTAAATCCTTTAATATCATTGCAAAATGTGAAGACACTGGGTCCATGGAGGCCCTGTCAGATTATCTCAAACCATTACAATTTGGAAAGGTAAAATCTCGAGTCTTGTATACTGGGGTGGGTCCAGTAACCGAAACTGATATTGAGAGAGCTGAAACATCCGATGCCATCATTATATCGTTCGGTGTTTCCGTTCCGAAAGCTACTTTTCGTTTAGCAGAAAAACACAATGTAAAGCTGTTGTTTCACAACGTTATTTATCATTTAATGGATGATGTACGGAAACTTTTTGCTTTGCGATTACCGCCCATATTGGTTCAGCGTGTTACCGGAGAAGCTATTATTAGTGCAATCTTCGACATCAAAGCTAAAAGAGCAGTTGTTCATGTCGCTGGTTGTCGAGTTACTAATGGAACTATTGAAAAATCCCATAAAATACGTTTAGTACGTAAtgacaaaattatttggtCTGGTGAAATTGACAGTCTAAAACacttaaaagaagaagtcaccagtattaaaaaaggcAGGGAATGCGgtatattattaaaaaattttgacgAAATAGTTACAGGGGATAAGCTACAAACATTTGTTGAGGAATACAAACCTCCTGATTTTTAG
- the aga1 gene encoding glutamate N-acetyltransferase, producing MQTKIFARLAGIGRARFVGTMPDKTKFISKSGTYPQGFSLNGIASGVKANGKKDLAILFSSRPCNAAAVFTKNAFQAAPVQVSRQTLNGCGGKDIHCVVFNSGCANAVTGEGGLMDAQLITAEADNLTRPHWTSWTENSEEFPSSLVMSTGVIGQRLKLDKIQSGLEHAVEDLGSTHEYWMRAAEAICTTDTFPKLVSRELSIAGKVYRIAGFAKGAGMINPNLATLLGLFVTDAPISVDAVRSILRHAINNSFNSISIDGDTSTNDTIAFLANGAAGGSEITKSSPAYKEIRDAVTDIAQQLAKLVVRDGEGATKFVTVQVRGARSEKDAALVASTISNSALVKTAFFGEDANWGRILCAVGYSGAAVNPPATTVSFIPADGTEPLKLLVNGEPQNVDETRASEILSQDELTVDVDLGCGPYAKTNWTCDFSYDYVRINADYRS from the coding sequence ATGcaaaccaaaatttttgcacGTCTTGCTGGCATTGGTCGGGCTCGGTTTGTTGGTACGATGCCCGACAAGACCAAATTCATCAGTAAATCTGGAACGTATCCACAAGGTTTCAGCTTAAATGGTATTGCTTCCGGCGTAAAAGCCAAtggaaaaaaggatttagccattttattttcctctCGACCATGCAACGCCGCAGCCGTCTTTACTAAGAATGCATTTCAAGCTGCTCCAGTTCAAGTTTCACGCCAAACTCTGAACGGCTGTGGCGGTAAAGATATTCACTGTGTCGTGTTCAATAGCGGTTGCGCTAACGCTGTTACTGGTGAGGGCGGTTTGATGGATGCCCAACTCATTACCGCCGAAGCTGATAATTTGACTCGTCCACATTGGACTTCGTGGACTGAGAATTCAGAGGAATTTCCCTCGTCGTTGGTGATGTCGACTGGTGTTATTGGACAACGTTTGAAGTTAGACAAGATTCAAAGCGGTTTGGAACACGCGGTTGAAGACCTCGGGTCCACTCATGAATACTGGATGAGAGCAGCTGAGGCCATTTGCACTACGGATACTTTCCCTAAACTCGTTTCCCGTGAACTTAGTATTGCAGGCAAAGTCTACAGGATTGCAGGTTTTGCCAAGGGCGCAGGTATGATCAATCCCAACTTGGCCACTCTTTTAGGTTTGTTTGTTACAGATGCCCCAATCTCAGTTGATGCAGTCCGATCTATACTTCGTCATGCAATTAACAACAGTTTCAATTCTATCAGTATTGATGGTGATACGAGTACAAATGATACAATTGCCTTCCTTGCAAATGGAGCTGCTGGTGGATCCGAGATTACCAAGTCTTCCCCTGCATACAAGGAGATTCGTGATGCTGTAACGGATATTGCTCAACAACTTGCAAAGCTGGTTGTCCGTGACGGTGAGGGTGCTACGAAATTCGTTACTGTGCAAGTCAGAGGCGCTAGATCAGAGAAAGACGCTGCGTTGGTGGCATCAACCATTAGTAACTCTGCATTGGTGAAAACGGCATTCTTTGGTGAGGACGCTAACTGGGGTCGTATTTTGTGTGCCGTCGGTTATTCAGGTGCTGCTGTCAATCCTCCTGCTACGACCGTTAGTTTTATTCCTGCAGACGGAACTGAACCATTGAAGCTTTTAGTAAATGGTGAACCACAAAATGTCGATGAGACCCGTGCTAGCGAAATATTATCGCAAGACGAACTCACTGTAGACGTTGATCTTGGATGTGGTCCTTATGCCAAAACAAATTGGACTTGCGATTTTTCGTATGACTATGTTCGTATTAATGCTGATTATCGcagttaa
- the mrpl8 gene encoding mitochondrial 54S ribosomal protein bL17m codes for MTKTLYYRKLGRTSAHRQALLRNLVTSLVKHESIQTTWAKAKEAQRFAEKLITMAKRANPQNNRKGLAEGMVFEKETTLKKVFDVLVPRYNGRRCGYTRLLKLPPRSTDNAPMGVLEFVDGPKDIRFHMTAKTVGICLAQQKALTPITRKNIHKVLLFRKNGKAEFDQLVQKEKESEHARLKEDHEDEKTVKKDWKRGDPIPRPTYI; via the exons ATGACCAAAACACTTTATTATAGGAAATTGGGAAGGACCTCGGCACATCGTCAAGCGCTTTTAAGAAACTTGGT AACTTCATTGGTAAAGCATGAATCGATCCAAACCACCTGGGCAAAAGCTAAGGAAGCCCAGAGATTCGCGGAAAAATTGATTACAATGGCTAAACGAGCAAATCCTCAAAACAACCGTAAGGGATTAGCCGAAGGAATGGTTTTTGAGAAAGAAACCACTTTAAAGAAGGTGTTTGATGTATTAGTACCACGGTACAATGGTCGGAGATGTGGGTATACAAGGCTTTTAAAACTTCCTCCTAGATCAACCGATAATGCTCCCATGGGCGTACTCGAATTTGTAGATGGTCCAAAGGATATTCGTTTTCATATGACTGCAAAGACAGTAGGTATTTGCTTAGCTCAACAAAAAGCCCTGACACCTATTACACGAAAGAATATTCATAAAGTATTACTATTCAGGAAAAATGGAAAGGCTGAATTTGACCAACTTGTtcagaaagaaaaggaaagcgAACATGCTCGTTTGAAGGAAGACCATGAAGATGAGAAGACAGTTAAAAAAGACTGGAAACGTGGTGATCCAATTCCTCGTCCCACATACATTTAA
- the osh41 gene encoding oxysterol binding protein codes for MSKTTSSDDSRDGEGDKRLRSTTKSTWLSFLKSIATFSGDLSSLTAPSFILSSTSLIEYSAYWAEHPELFISLPRGETPLERQLLVTKWFASTLKNQYAARNERYGSEKKPLNPILGELFTGKWNTDIGEDTELTSEQVSHHPPITAYHIYNKKAGVRLEGYNGHKSGFSGPQIHVKQIGHARLILEPHNEVYYITFPLVTLEGLWYGSPYIELGKKSYIISTSGYLTTIEYSGKGYFTGKKNTFKATIVNAKTKSEPIYRIEGSWTGMLKYCTFEDQKRSAWEDFLDCGNYKPVNISVAPIEEQGEYESRRVWKNFAVALDAGDYAAASQEKSKIEEGQRELRRQEEEHNEVWHRKYFEWKDKDEGFEEATKCLRQPVKEGFWYYLR; via the exons ATGAGTAAAACAACGAGTTCTGATGATTCTCGTGATGGCGAAGGAGACAAAAGGCTTCGCTCTACTACAAA AAGCACCTGGCTG TCATTCCTCAAAAGTATAGCCACCTT TTCTGGCGACTTGTCCTCTTTAACGGCGCCGTCTTTTATTCTGTCCAGTACCTCGTTGATCGAGTACTCAGCGTATTGG GCGGAGCATCCAgaactttttatttcccTCCCTAGGGGAGAAACGCCTTTAGAGCGACAACTCCTAGTTACGAAATGGTTTGCTAGTACATTAAAGAACCAATACGCGGCTCGGAATGAACGT TACGGCTCAGAGAAAAAGCCCTTGAATCCTATTTTGGGTGAATTGTTTACTGGAAAATGGAATACAGACATTGGAGAAGATACAGAATTAACCTCTGAGCAGGTTTCCCACCATCCACCTATCACAGCTTACCATATATATAACAAGAAGGCGGGTGTTCGCCTAGAGGGATACAATGGGCATAAGAGTGGTTTCTCTGGTCCTCAAATTCACGTTAAACAAATCGGCCATGCCCGACTTATTTTAGAACCACATAACGAAgtatattatattacattTCCCTTAGTTACTCTTGAGGGATTGTGGTACGGAT CCCCTTATATCGAACTCGGAAAGAAGTCTTATATAATATCCACGTCTGGATATTTGACTACGATTGAGTACAGTGGAAAGGGCTATTTCACTGGAAAAAAGAACACATTTAAGGCAACTATAGTAAACGCTAAAACCAAATCTGAGCCAATTTATCGTATAGAAGGTTCCTGGACAGGAATGCTTAAGTATTGTACCTTTGAAGATCAAAAACGTAGTGCTTGGGAGGATTTCCTTGATTGCGGTAACTATAAGCCTGTCAATATTTCAGTTGCTCCTATAGAAGAACAAGGTGAATATGAATCTAGGCGTGTTTGGAAAAACTTTGCAGTTGCCTTGGATGCCGGCGACTATGCAGCTGCTAGTCAGGAAAAGAGTAAAATAGAAGAAGGGCAAAGAGAACTTAGGCGTCAAGAGGAAGAGCACAACGAGGTTTGGCATCGTAAATACTTTGAATGGAAAGATAAAGATGAGGGCTTTGAAGAAGCTACTAAGTGTCTTAGACAGCCTGTTAAAGAAGGTTTCTGGTATTATCTTAGATAA